The region AGtttctatatgtatgtatgtacgttaTTATGTATGTTTAAGTCTAGGTTCTGGGCAGTACACACGGCATGGAGGGCTATTTACAAATTGATGCTCACAggacacaaacacacacagaacaGGACTTTGAGTTAGTCGAGGATGCCATTTCGGATTAATTCCAATTATCAAGTCAATCATTAAACAATCAATTTCGAGACAGCCTCCAAATGCATTCGGAAGACGAACCTGCCCTTCGGCTTCACATGTCAGGAGAGTGAAATTTTCGAATCTTTCGAGTTTAGAGTTTCCAGTTTAGAGAGTCGAGCTCTCGAGTCCAACTGATTAAAACCATATTAAAAAGTTATCACAAATTCTCCCCTCCAGCGATTTAAGGCTAAGCAAATGCCAGCCGAAGAGCAAGTTCATGTGGGGATTGCGGCCCCAGAGTGGCTGGGGAGAGGGGGGACTAAGAGGGGGCTCTTGGTAAACTTAGTTTGCAGTGTGTGGCAAAAGTTTGAAAACTTTTGAAATGGCATTGTAGTACATTGCTAGATACACACTTGACATGGCCCTCGTCAGTTGTTCTGGCCCCCAGTATCATGTATCTTGTGGGTCTGTTTCTGTAGCATCCTTCTCGGCATCCGCTCTCTGCATCTGCATCTACATCTCCGTCTACATCTGCATTTGTTTTGTGCTTCTAAAATGACTTTGCACTAAATAAACAAACGTTAAAACCCACCTCCTGCCCCCTGCCGACTACTCGTCCTTTCTCTCTTAGCTTACTCTTAGCGCACACATATTTtagtaattaaaattatgcaCAGGAACCAGTCCCTAAAGAAATCACTGACACTCTCCCTTACACGAGATAAGCCTGGACATGAGGTCCTTGCTGCTGTCCGGCCACGGATCctgtctgctgctgctgttgctgttgttgttgctgttggcttGCCTTGGAGCCCAGGGTTCCGGCCTGGACCTGcggatgctgctgctggagctgcTCCCTCTTTGGGCGCCAGGTTTGGGCCCGCTGGGCGCCCTCCATCGGATGACCGCCCGGCATCATCAGCATGTGTTGCTCGTTGTCCAGGGTCGAGTAGTCCGAGTCGATGCTGGAGTATATGTGCTCCGAGGGCGGACGCATCCCATGGTGCTGGTAGTACTCGGCGCGCAGGTGATGGCTTCCGGCTCCGGGACCTACTCCCGGTCCGGGACCGACATCCCGCCTCTGTGGCCTGGGACTGGGTGTGGCCGTGGTGGCCGTGGAGTAGTTCTGCTCCAGAGCTGCTGGattctgctgctgttgctgctgggcgGTGGGGGGCACCCCGTCGTAGGCGGGCGGCGGAGCCTGGCGGTAGAGCAGGCCGGGACTGGCCGGCTGCTTCACCCGCTCGTGGTTGTGATGATGGTCCAGCTCCAAGGTGTAGTTGTTTCCCCGGAAGGTCGGATAGTCCACAGGCAGGGCGTAGCGCAGCTTCTCCCAGAAGTGCCGGTCGGAGCGCCGGATGCGATGCACCGCCGAGGTCTTCAGATACGGCAGCAGCTCGATGTCGCTCTCTGCCTCGAAGGCTACCTCCGGCTCCTCGATGATAACCAGCTTTTGGGGCCTGCCCCTCAGGGCGTCATGCACAGATCGCCTCAACTCGCATCGGGCCCATTCCGTTTGGAGGAAGTTGCGGGTCAGCAGAATCACAACGCGTCTGGACACCCTGGTAGCTTCCAGCAGCTGGTAGTGTGTGGCGTCGTGGGCCAGGTCGCGATGCTGCAGGCACACCCTCAATGGTGGGCGTCCCGTTTCTAGCTGGGCGGCCAGGTGCTGGCACACGAACTCCGAATCCTTGGCCGAGTGCAGAAGCAGGGCGTCGTATAGCTTCTCCGACTCCTCGCAGCGAGGTCCGAACACCCGGACGCCGTAGTGGGCAAACAGCCAGATCCTCAGGGACTCTCGGAAGGCGAAGACCATGGCGATGACCACCAGCAGAAAGACCAGGGCCAGAGCAGCGGCCAGGAGTGGGATATAGGACTCGGGGATCCCGTGCTGCAACATCGAGCCTCCCGAGTAGTAGTCCGTGCAGGCAGCTCCAGTGGCATTGAAGTCCAGCTCCCGCTTCTCCATGTCGCTCTCCTGGGCATAGCCATCTTCCAGGCTCGAGCTCCCTCGCGAGCTTGAGGAGCTTAGCGCCATGCAGTAGATGTCCTGGGCGTCCTGCACAATCAGGGCATTATCCGCCACATAGGAGGTGAGGGCCTGGAGGAACTGGCATCGGCAGCTCCACGGATTCTTTCCCAGGCTGAGGGAACGCAATCGGGAACCGAAGTGAACTGCATGGAGCTGCCAAATGGGTAGGGTGACCAGGCGGTTGCCATCGATGCGGAGCAGCTCCAGGGCGGCTAGTGGGGCCAGGGTGGCGTTCTCAATGGTGGTCAGTTGGTTGTTCTGCAGATATAGCTCCCGCAGAGCCGACAGCTGCTCGAACTCGTAGCCGTGAAGGGAGCGGATCTTGTTGTCCGCCAAGTGGAGCAACTGCAGCGAGGCCAGGCTGGCAAAGGTGCGATTCTGGATGGCCGCCACCTGGCTGCCATTCACATAGAGAGCCCTCAGGTTTTTCCGGCCGATAAATGCGTGATTCTTCAACACGGGGAAGTTGTTTCCATCCAGATACACCACGCTGGAGTCCATGGGGACGCGGCGGGGCAGCTCAGTGGTCTGCTGGCCACCGCAGTCCACCACGTTGGTGGACCAGATCTGGTCGTGGTAGCAGGTGCAGTTGGTGGGGCAGGTCATCTCGCAGTCGCAGGCGTCGAAGTCACAGCAGTGGCACAGGGCGAAGCAGTGCGACTCGTAGCGGCAGAGGAAGTCCTGGGGACGCAGAGCACTCAGCGGACGCACTGCAGCCCCCCGGGCATGGGGCATGACGCACTCGATGTTGCCCATGTCCATGACGCGCGGATGCTGCCGCGTGGTCAGATTGTTGATCCTCTGGAGCCAGTCCATGGTGCAGTCGCACTCGAAGGGATTGCCGCCAAGGTAGAACTCCGGCAGGGGTTTCGGAGCCACCACCGGAGCCACTCggagctgctgcagctgcaacTTGCTCAGCTGGTTGGCATACAGATCCACTCTGGCCAGGTTCGCCTTGTCCACGAAGGCATTAGGCTGCACGTTTCCAATCAGGTTGTTGTTGATGAACAGAAGCTCAATGGTGTTGGGAATGCTCATGGGTCCGATTTCTGTGATGCGATTGTGCGAGGCGTCCAGTGTCTTTACCCGAATCTCCTCCTGCAGCTTGTAGTAGTTTCCCAGGGCTTCGATGTAGTTACCGTGGATATCCAGCCACTTGAGGTTCGAGGGTATGAAGGCGTAGTCGAACCAAACCAAGTGGTTCTCGGAGAGATTGAGCCACAGCAAGGAGACCAAAGTGGCAAACACGCCATTGATGTCCGAGAGGAAGTTCCTGTCCAGACGAATGGCTTCCAGCTCGAAGTTCTTGTCGAAGGACCCGCGCTCGATGCTCTGGATGCGGTTCTTGGCCAGATTGAGGACACTTAGTCTCGGCAGATCCTGGAACATGCCCACCGTGATGTTTCCAATCTGGTTGTCAATCAACCGCAGACCCGTAAGCTGGTGGAGATTTTTGAAGCTCTGGTTGTCAAAGGTGCGGATCTGGTTCTCGCCCAGGTCCAGGGTGCGCAGCATGGCCAAGTCCTGGAGGGCTCGCGGCACTTCGTTCAGCTGATTGGAGCTCAGGTCCAGCTCCTTCAGGTCGGAACAGTTCTTGAACACAGCCGGCTCCACCACGCTAATGAGGTTGTTGTTCAGCGTGAGCTTGGACAGCACGTACAGACCGTTGAAGAGCTTGTCGTCAAGGGTGTGGAGGCGATTCTCGGCCAGGTTCAGGGTGTGCAGGTTGTAGAGCGGCAGGAAGGCGTTGTCCTCGATGTGGCCAATCGAGTTGTTGCGCAGATTCAGGATCTGGAGGAAGTACAGCTCCTTGAAGGTGCGATAATCGATCCGCGTCAAGGCGTTGTGCGCCAGATTCAGGACAATCAGCCGGATCAGTCCCGCAAAGGTGGTGTTGTCCACGTGGTTGGAGGTCAGTTGGTTGCCCGACAAGTCCACCACCAGCAGCTGCTCCAGACGGTGGAACAGGCCGCGTGGCAGCTCGTACAGCTCGTTGTGCTGCAGATGAATCTCGCGCAGCTCCTTGGAGCCGGCGAAGAGTCCCTCGGGCAGCGTCTCCAGATGGTTGTTGCTTAGATTCACAATCCGAAGCGAGGCCAGGCCGGCCAGGGCTTCGCCCGACAGCTCCGAGAGGTTGTTGTGCGCCAGGTTAAGATGTTGCAGTCTCCTGAGGCGCGAAATGCCCCAGCTCTCGCTGATGGACCTCAGTTCGTTGTGGCTGGCGTCCAGGACCTGGAGCTCGCTGCCGGCACTGCCCGATCCGGAGCCACAGTTCATGTCCGCGAAGCCCAGCTGTTCGGCGGTGCGGATGCGGTTGCGAGTCAGATTCAGGACCTGGAGgttgcccactgggcacagGAAGCCTGCGGGCAGCT is a window of Drosophila bipectinata strain 14024-0381.07 chromosome 2R, DbipHiC1v2, whole genome shotgun sequence DNA encoding:
- the Toll-7 gene encoding toll-like receptor 7 — translated: MAASALPLQLLLVLAVSGRLAAGALAPKESQASQESNASAMLGAGTGAAATVSLSGDYSSLLSNTAISSSVSSPAPVPAHSGPANQCSWSYNGTSSVHCALRLIERQPGLDLQGADGSSQLTIQCSDLYLFESSLPVAVFARLQTLEVLRLEACKLLQLPNNAFEGLATLKSLRLSTHNSEWGPTRSLELFPDSLVGLKQLTELDLGDNNLRQLPAGFLCPVGNLQVLNLTRNRIRTAEQLGFADMNCGSGSGSAGSELQVLDASHNELRSISESWGISRLRRLQHLNLAHNNLSELSGEALAGLASLRIVNLSNNHLETLPEGLFAGSKELREIHLQHNELYELPRGLFHRLEQLLVVDLSGNQLTSNHVDNTTFAGLIRLIVLNLAHNALTRIDYRTFKELYFLQILNLRNNSIGHIEDNAFLPLYNLHTLNLAENRLHTLDDKLFNGLYVLSKLTLNNNLISVVEPAVFKNCSDLKELDLSSNQLNEVPRALQDLAMLRTLDLGENQIRTFDNQSFKNLHQLTGLRLIDNQIGNITVGMFQDLPRLSVLNLAKNRIQSIERGSFDKNFELEAIRLDRNFLSDINGVFATLVSLLWLNLSENHLVWFDYAFIPSNLKWLDIHGNYIEALGNYYKLQEEIRVKTLDASHNRITEIGPMSIPNTIELLFINNNLIGNVQPNAFVDKANLARVDLYANQLSKLQLQQLRVAPVVAPKPLPEFYLGGNPFECDCTMDWLQRINNLTTRQHPRVMDMGNIECVMPHARGAAVRPLSALRPQDFLCRYESHCFALCHCCDFDACDCEMTCPTNCTCYHDQIWSTNVVDCGGQQTTELPRRVPMDSSVVYLDGNNFPVLKNHAFIGRKNLRALYVNGSQVAAIQNRTFASLASLQLLHLADNKIRSLHGYEFEQLSALRELYLQNNQLTTIENATLAPLAALELLRIDGNRLVTLPIWQLHAVHFGSRLRSLSLGKNPWSCRCQFLQALTSYVADNALIVQDAQDIYCMALSSSSSRGSSSLEDGYAQESDMEKRELDFNATGAACTDYYSGGSMLQHGIPESYIPLLAAALALVFLLVVIAMVFAFRESLRIWLFAHYGVRVFGPRCEESEKLYDALLLHSAKDSEFVCQHLAAQLETGRPPLRVCLQHRDLAHDATHYQLLEATRVSRRVVILLTRNFLQTEWARCELRRSVHDALRGRPQKLVIIEEPEVAFEAESDIELLPYLKTSAVHRIRRSDRHFWEKLRYALPVDYPTFRGNNYTLELDHHHNHERVKQPASPGLLYRQAPPPAYDGVPPTAQQQQQQNPAALEQNYSTATTATPSPRPQRRDVGPGPGVGPGAGSHHLRAEYYQHHGMRPPSEHIYSSIDSDYSTLDNEQHMLMMPGGHPMEGAQRAQTWRPKREQLQQQHPQVQAGTLGSKASQQQQQQQQQQQTGSVAGQQQGPHVQAYLV